A stretch of Coturnix japonica isolate 7356 chromosome 11, Coturnix japonica 2.1, whole genome shotgun sequence DNA encodes these proteins:
- the TERB1 gene encoding telomere repeats-binding bouquet formation protein 1 isoform X1, producing the protein MQPKMESQKVQKTKCDMKTDLNLLVECLKYQMDCPSSQKEALIAIYSICQQNSEACEYLREIGALGFINDLAKSSVHGIVKEAALFTLGIIIESNVYCQQTLCTSALFEDLILFLTNKDSGVNLKRMSIYVILALVSNNKRGQTYVRETGCIGLLLQLFRTALSTPELNLSDENTNRCHQLWSSVCSTLCACVNNPQNEANQKICCSVFPYAKERLESCMDPEIVRPICSFLGLTVANNSPVQKYFVSVGGLDTLAQVLVKLVHNDSCLSPSSAKLAIVITKTLDACIANNSAMTVVLAKYRTVSELLNLLSNDTLDTGEKMSIILTIGHCTEVCEENQCELLKNNGLPLMIQVLTESQDEELHKAATFVLQNCKKMTEQLSLKTNEESLNVKNAEELEVDMQIRERSQQNYWKKAKDILHRINLIEKEHNEMNMFMKEGVQGRLLDRTSEASNEVSESHEVNPSDTKARIERTHKELCGPQLTSKLDDRILALAVNSSALTVNPVNASARQSKQCDIPRSVYGMQADTAIRSHRVNEKTAREKSQSVLQVRKGLLQQPVKAIKHMKQASTSDQHSFYSEMTKKEKSNLITTASLKMTDFMCLGCTTTGLSLNSRTFSKMLQTCPYLCGRHRVILEAEERYKKKLQKSSGSNRHAAYAKILLTPVKKGKLRVETSLKSKQDDFQSILLTPVRKSKPSALNRHGHYNTHLIEEYNLLPTYEK; encoded by the exons ATGCAACCAAAAATGGAAAGTCAGAAggttcagaaaacaaagtgtg atatgaaaacagatttgaacTTACTGGTTGAATGCCTTAAATATCAGATGGACTGCCCTTCATCTCAGAAAGAGGCTTTGATTGCTATCTATTCCATTTGTCAACAAAACA GTGAAGCATGTGAATATTTACGAGAAATTGGTGCTTTGGGCTTTATAAACGATCTTGCAAAGTCAAGTGTTCATGGCATAGTGAAGGAAGCAGCTTTATTTACACTAGGAATCATAATAGAGAGCAACG TTTACTGCCAACAAACTTTGTGTACTTCTGCATTGTTTGAagatctcattttatttttaacaaataagGATTCTGGGGTGAACTTGAAAAGAATGTCTATTTATGTCATCTTAGCACTGGTTTCAAATAATA aaCGTGGCCAAACCTACGTCAGAGAAACAGGCTGCATTGGTCTTCTGCTGCAGTTATTCAG AACAGCTCTTTCCACACCTGAGCTGAATCTGTCAGATGAAAATACGAATCGCTGCCACCAGCTGTGGTCTTCAGTCTGTAGCACTCTCTGTGCCTGTGTTAACAATCCTCAGAATG AAGCTAATCAAAAGATTTGCTGTTCAGTCTTTCCATATGCAAAAGAGCGGCTAGAAAGTTGCATGGATCCAGAGATAGTTCGTCctatttgttcatttcttggCCTCACGGTTGCAAATAACT CTCCTGTgcagaaatactttgtttctgttggaGGATTGGATACCTTAGCTCAAGTCCTTGTCAAGCTGGTGCATAATGATTCCTGTCTGAGTCCCTCTAGCGCAAAACTTGCAATAGTGATAACAAAGACTCTGGATGCCTGCATTGCTAACAACT CTGCCATGACTGTTGTTTTGGCGAAGTATCGCACTGTGTCAGAGCTGCTGAACCTTCTGTCTAATGACACTCTGGatacaggagagaaaatgagCATTATTCTCACAATTGGGCACTGTACTGAAGTCTGTg AAGAAAACCAGTGTGAACTGCTTAAGAACAATGGTCTTCCACTTATGATTCAGGTATTAACTGAGTCTCAAGATGAGGAGCTACACAAAGCAGCTACTtttgtgctgcagaactgcaagaAAATGA CTGAACAATTGTCCTTGAAAACAAATGAGGAGTCCCTAAATGTGAAGAatgcagaagagctggaggTGGACATGCAAATCAGAGAAAGAAGTCAACAAAActactggaagaaagcaaaagacatTCTGCACAGAATAAACTTGATtgaaaaagaacacaatgaGATGAACATGTTTATGAAG GAAGGAGTGCAAGGAAGACTGCTTGACAGGACTTCAGAAGCCAGTAATGAAGTGTCAGAATCCCATGAAGTGAATCCCAGTGATACAAAAGCACGTATAGAAAGAACACACAAAGAATTATGTGGTCCACAGTTAACCTCTAAGTTGGATGATCGAATTCTTGCTCTAGCTGTAAATTCTTCTGCACTGACTGTGAATCCAGTAAATGCTTCTGCTAGACAAAGTAAACAGTGTGATATTCCACGTTCAGTTTATGGGATGCAGGCAGACACTGCAATTCGAAGTCATAGAGTAAATGAAAAAACAGCTCGTGAAAAAAGCCAGTCTGTTCTTCAAGTAAG GAAAGGTTTACTTCAACAACCAGTGAAGGCTATTAAACATATGAAACAGGCAAGCACATCAG ACCAACATTCATTCTACTCAGAGatgaccaaaaaagaaaaaagtaatttgattACAACTGCATCCCTTAAAATGACAGATTTCATGTGTTTAG GTTGTACAACAACAGGACTGTCTTTGAATAGCAGAACTTTTAGCAAGATGTTGCAAACTTGTCCATACCTGTGTGGCCGTCACAGAGTCATtctggaagcagaagaaagatataaaaagaaacttcagaaatcGTCTGGTTCTAACAGACATGCAGCTTATGCGA AAATACTGCTGACTccagtgaagaaaggaaaactgcgTGTAGAGACATCTTTGAAGAGCAAACAGGATGATTTCCAAA gtaTTCTTTTGACTCCTGTTAGAAAAAGCAAACCCAGTGCTTTGAATAGACATGGACATTATAATACTCATTTAATTGAAGAATATAACTTGCTACCAACATATGAAAAAT ga
- the TERB1 gene encoding telomere repeats-binding bouquet formation protein 1 isoform X2, with amino-acid sequence MQPKMESQKVQKTKCDMKTDLNLLVECLKYQMDCPSSQKEALIAIYSICQQNSEACEYLREIGALGFINDLAKSSVHGIVKEAALFTLGIIIESNVYCQQTLCTSALFEDLILFLTNKDSGVNLKRMSIYVILALVSNNKRGQTYVRETGCIGLLLQLFRTALSTPELNLSDENTNRCHQLWSSVCSTLCACVNNPQNAPVQKYFVSVGGLDTLAQVLVKLVHNDSCLSPSSAKLAIVITKTLDACIANNSAMTVVLAKYRTVSELLNLLSNDTLDTGEKMSIILTIGHCTEVCEENQCELLKNNGLPLMIQVLTESQDEELHKAATFVLQNCKKMTEQLSLKTNEESLNVKNAEELEVDMQIRERSQQNYWKKAKDILHRINLIEKEHNEMNMFMKEGVQGRLLDRTSEASNEVSESHEVNPSDTKARIERTHKELCGPQLTSKLDDRILALAVNSSALTVNPVNASARQSKQCDIPRSVYGMQADTAIRSHRVNEKTAREKSQSVLQVRKGLLQQPVKAIKHMKQASTSDQHSFYSEMTKKEKSNLITTASLKMTDFMCLGCTTTGLSLNSRTFSKMLQTCPYLCGRHRVILEAEERYKKKLQKSSGSNRHAAYAKILLTPVKKGKLRVETSLKSKQDDFQSILLTPVRKSKPSALNRHGHYNTHLIEEYNLLPTYEK; translated from the exons ATGCAACCAAAAATGGAAAGTCAGAAggttcagaaaacaaagtgtg atatgaaaacagatttgaacTTACTGGTTGAATGCCTTAAATATCAGATGGACTGCCCTTCATCTCAGAAAGAGGCTTTGATTGCTATCTATTCCATTTGTCAACAAAACA GTGAAGCATGTGAATATTTACGAGAAATTGGTGCTTTGGGCTTTATAAACGATCTTGCAAAGTCAAGTGTTCATGGCATAGTGAAGGAAGCAGCTTTATTTACACTAGGAATCATAATAGAGAGCAACG TTTACTGCCAACAAACTTTGTGTACTTCTGCATTGTTTGAagatctcattttatttttaacaaataagGATTCTGGGGTGAACTTGAAAAGAATGTCTATTTATGTCATCTTAGCACTGGTTTCAAATAATA aaCGTGGCCAAACCTACGTCAGAGAAACAGGCTGCATTGGTCTTCTGCTGCAGTTATTCAG AACAGCTCTTTCCACACCTGAGCTGAATCTGTCAGATGAAAATACGAATCGCTGCCACCAGCTGTGGTCTTCAGTCTGTAGCACTCTCTGTGCCTGTGTTAACAATCCTCAGAATG CTCCTGTgcagaaatactttgtttctgttggaGGATTGGATACCTTAGCTCAAGTCCTTGTCAAGCTGGTGCATAATGATTCCTGTCTGAGTCCCTCTAGCGCAAAACTTGCAATAGTGATAACAAAGACTCTGGATGCCTGCATTGCTAACAACT CTGCCATGACTGTTGTTTTGGCGAAGTATCGCACTGTGTCAGAGCTGCTGAACCTTCTGTCTAATGACACTCTGGatacaggagagaaaatgagCATTATTCTCACAATTGGGCACTGTACTGAAGTCTGTg AAGAAAACCAGTGTGAACTGCTTAAGAACAATGGTCTTCCACTTATGATTCAGGTATTAACTGAGTCTCAAGATGAGGAGCTACACAAAGCAGCTACTtttgtgctgcagaactgcaagaAAATGA CTGAACAATTGTCCTTGAAAACAAATGAGGAGTCCCTAAATGTGAAGAatgcagaagagctggaggTGGACATGCAAATCAGAGAAAGAAGTCAACAAAActactggaagaaagcaaaagacatTCTGCACAGAATAAACTTGATtgaaaaagaacacaatgaGATGAACATGTTTATGAAG GAAGGAGTGCAAGGAAGACTGCTTGACAGGACTTCAGAAGCCAGTAATGAAGTGTCAGAATCCCATGAAGTGAATCCCAGTGATACAAAAGCACGTATAGAAAGAACACACAAAGAATTATGTGGTCCACAGTTAACCTCTAAGTTGGATGATCGAATTCTTGCTCTAGCTGTAAATTCTTCTGCACTGACTGTGAATCCAGTAAATGCTTCTGCTAGACAAAGTAAACAGTGTGATATTCCACGTTCAGTTTATGGGATGCAGGCAGACACTGCAATTCGAAGTCATAGAGTAAATGAAAAAACAGCTCGTGAAAAAAGCCAGTCTGTTCTTCAAGTAAG GAAAGGTTTACTTCAACAACCAGTGAAGGCTATTAAACATATGAAACAGGCAAGCACATCAG ACCAACATTCATTCTACTCAGAGatgaccaaaaaagaaaaaagtaatttgattACAACTGCATCCCTTAAAATGACAGATTTCATGTGTTTAG GTTGTACAACAACAGGACTGTCTTTGAATAGCAGAACTTTTAGCAAGATGTTGCAAACTTGTCCATACCTGTGTGGCCGTCACAGAGTCATtctggaagcagaagaaagatataaaaagaaacttcagaaatcGTCTGGTTCTAACAGACATGCAGCTTATGCGA AAATACTGCTGACTccagtgaagaaaggaaaactgcgTGTAGAGACATCTTTGAAGAGCAAACAGGATGATTTCCAAA gtaTTCTTTTGACTCCTGTTAGAAAAAGCAAACCCAGTGCTTTGAATAGACATGGACATTATAATACTCATTTAATTGAAGAATATAACTTGCTACCAACATATGAAAAAT ga